A region of Hoplias malabaricus isolate fHopMal1 chromosome 12, fHopMal1.hap1, whole genome shotgun sequence DNA encodes the following proteins:
- the klhl23 gene encoding kelch-like protein 23 isoform X1: MSAKDHESYVYEFCDDTHSSEMLYALQEFYTRGLFTDITLCCSAGQMFHCHKAVLSARSSYFKVMFTLDMRERSNGIISLLGVDGDILSILVNYVYTSRVSITQANVQSLLEAADLLQFGSVKKACEEFLTRCLEVDNCLGMHSFAEHHVCPVLKHEALRIILGRFEELLCQEEFLGLDLKKLMTILSAENLNVWKQETLLEAVVKWVTFDIDSRRDSVHDLLHCVQFEVDDPYLRTALEIHKTCNDKKLRSVIFQSLKPCGKDLTLTSKKPLSNMYIIGGYYWHPLSEIHIWDPISNTWAQGKDIPDYTRESYGVSLLGSNIYVTGGYRTETVDALDTVWIYNFDTDEWTEGCPMITARYYHCSVPLHGCIYAIGGYRAGAPAHETEFYDPLKKKWFPVAEMIQGVGNATACVVQDRIYVTGGHYGYRGSCTYDKIQTYRADINEWSIVTTTPHPEYGLCSVSLNNKLYLVGGQTTITDCYDPDRDEWRQLAVMKERRMECGAAVINGCVYVTGGYSYSKGTYLQNIERYDPELDCWEIVGNLPTATRSHGCVCVFNL, encoded by the exons ATGTCAGCCAAGGATCACGAAAGCTACGTCTATGAATTCTGCGATGACACTCATTCATCAGAAATGCTGTATGCTCTTCAGGAGTTCTACACTAGAGGCCTGTTCACTGACATCACACTATGCTGCTCCGCTGGGCAGATGTTTCACTGTCATAAAGCTGTGCTGTCAGCACGAAGCTCCTACTTCAAGGTGATGTTCACCTTAGACATGAGGGAACGTTCAAACGGCATCATCAGCCTGCTTGGCGTAGATGGAGATATCCTGAGCATTTTGGTTAATTATGTCTACACCTCAAGAGTGAGCATTACACAAGCCAACGTACAAAGCCTTTTGGAGGCTGCTGACCTCCTTCAGTTCGGCTCAGTGAAAAaagcctgtgaggagtttttgaCGCGGTGTTTGGAGGTTGATAACTGTCTTGGAATGCACTCTTTTGCTGAGCACCATGTCTGTCCTGTGCTGAAGCATGAGGCACTGAGGATTATACTTGGCCGATTTGAGGAACTCCTCTGTCAAGAAGAGTTTCTGGGACTAGATCTTAAAAAGCTCATGACAATACTGTCTGCTGAGAACCTCAATGTGTGGAAACAAGAGACTCTATTAGAAGCAGTTGTTAAGTGGGTGACCTTTGACATAGATTCTCGACGAGACAGTGTTCATGATCTCTTGCACTGCGTTCAGTTTGAGGTGGATGACCCGTACCTCAGAACTGCTTTAGAAATTCATAAAACATGCAATGACAAAAAATTACGATCTGTCATCTTTCAGTCTCTGAAACCTTGTGGAAAAGACTTAACTCTAACTAGTAAAAAGCCCCTATCAAACATGTACATAATAGGAGGGTATTACTGGCACCCACTTTCGGAAATTCACATATGGGATCCCATTTCTAACACATGGGCCCAAGGGAAAGACATTCCTGACTATACAAGAGAGAGCTATGGGGTCTCACTTCTGGGTTCCAACATCTATGTCACAGGTGGATACAGGACAGAAACTGTTGACGCATTGGACACAGTCTGGATTTACAATTTTGACACTGATGAGTGGACAGAAGGATGTCCTATGATCACTGCCAGATATTACCATTGTTCTGTGCCTTTACATGGATGTATATATGCCATAGGTGGGTACAGAGCTGGTGCTCCTGCTCATGAGACTGAGTTCTATGAtcctttaaaaaagaaatggttTCCTGTGGCAGAGATGATACAAG gtgTTGGAAATGCTACTGCATGTGTGGTACAAGACAGAATATATGTAACCGGAGGTCATTATGGATACAGGGGAAGTTGCACTTACGACAAAATCCAAACTTACAGAGCTGACATCAATGAGTGGAGCATCGTAACTACAACTCCCCATCCAG AATATGGGCTTTGCTCAGTGTCCCTGAACAACAAGCTCTATTTAGTTGGCGGTCAGACCACCATCACAGACTGCTATGACCCAGACAGGGATGAATGGAGGCAGCTGGCTGTGATGAAGGAGAGAAGgatggagtgtggagctgcagtAATAAACGGCTGCGTCTATGTGACAGGAGGTTATTCCTACTCAAAGGGCACCTACTTGCAGAATATAGAGAGgtatgaccctgaactggactgCTGGGAAATCGTGGGTAACCTACCAACTGCAACCCGCTcacatggctgtgtgtgtgttttcaatttGTAG
- the klhl23 gene encoding kelch-like protein 23 isoform X2, with product MSAKDHESYVYEFCDDTHSSEMLYALQEFYTRGLFTDITLCCSAGQMFHCHKAVLSARSSYFKVMFTLDMRERSNGIISLLGVDGDILSILVNYVYTSRVSITQANVQSLLEAADLLQFGSVKKACEEFLTRCLEVDNCLGMHSFAEHHVCPVLKHEALRIILGRFEELLCQEEFLGLDLKKLMTILSAENLNVWKQETLLEAVVKWVTFDIDSRRDSVHDLLHCVQFEVDDPYLRTALEIHKTCNDKKLRSVIFQSLKPCGKDLTLTSKKPLSNMYIIGGYYWHPLSEIHIWDPISNTWAQGKDIPDYTRESYGVSLLGSNIYVTGGYRAGAPAHETEFYDPLKKKWFPVAEMIQGVGNATACVVQDRIYVTGGHYGYRGSCTYDKIQTYRADINEWSIVTTTPHPEYGLCSVSLNNKLYLVGGQTTITDCYDPDRDEWRQLAVMKERRMECGAAVINGCVYVTGGYSYSKGTYLQNIERYDPELDCWEIVGNLPTATRSHGCVCVFNL from the exons ATGTCAGCCAAGGATCACGAAAGCTACGTCTATGAATTCTGCGATGACACTCATTCATCAGAAATGCTGTATGCTCTTCAGGAGTTCTACACTAGAGGCCTGTTCACTGACATCACACTATGCTGCTCCGCTGGGCAGATGTTTCACTGTCATAAAGCTGTGCTGTCAGCACGAAGCTCCTACTTCAAGGTGATGTTCACCTTAGACATGAGGGAACGTTCAAACGGCATCATCAGCCTGCTTGGCGTAGATGGAGATATCCTGAGCATTTTGGTTAATTATGTCTACACCTCAAGAGTGAGCATTACACAAGCCAACGTACAAAGCCTTTTGGAGGCTGCTGACCTCCTTCAGTTCGGCTCAGTGAAAAaagcctgtgaggagtttttgaCGCGGTGTTTGGAGGTTGATAACTGTCTTGGAATGCACTCTTTTGCTGAGCACCATGTCTGTCCTGTGCTGAAGCATGAGGCACTGAGGATTATACTTGGCCGATTTGAGGAACTCCTCTGTCAAGAAGAGTTTCTGGGACTAGATCTTAAAAAGCTCATGACAATACTGTCTGCTGAGAACCTCAATGTGTGGAAACAAGAGACTCTATTAGAAGCAGTTGTTAAGTGGGTGACCTTTGACATAGATTCTCGACGAGACAGTGTTCATGATCTCTTGCACTGCGTTCAGTTTGAGGTGGATGACCCGTACCTCAGAACTGCTTTAGAAATTCATAAAACATGCAATGACAAAAAATTACGATCTGTCATCTTTCAGTCTCTGAAACCTTGTGGAAAAGACTTAACTCTAACTAGTAAAAAGCCCCTATCAAACATGTACATAATAGGAGGGTATTACTGGCACCCACTTTCGGAAATTCACATATGGGATCCCATTTCTAACACATGGGCCCAAGGGAAAGACATTCCTGACTATACAAGAGAGAGCTATGGGGTCTCACTTCTGGGTTCCAACATCTATGTCACAG GTGGGTACAGAGCTGGTGCTCCTGCTCATGAGACTGAGTTCTATGAtcctttaaaaaagaaatggttTCCTGTGGCAGAGATGATACAAG gtgTTGGAAATGCTACTGCATGTGTGGTACAAGACAGAATATATGTAACCGGAGGTCATTATGGATACAGGGGAAGTTGCACTTACGACAAAATCCAAACTTACAGAGCTGACATCAATGAGTGGAGCATCGTAACTACAACTCCCCATCCAG AATATGGGCTTTGCTCAGTGTCCCTGAACAACAAGCTCTATTTAGTTGGCGGTCAGACCACCATCACAGACTGCTATGACCCAGACAGGGATGAATGGAGGCAGCTGGCTGTGATGAAGGAGAGAAGgatggagtgtggagctgcagtAATAAACGGCTGCGTCTATGTGACAGGAGGTTATTCCTACTCAAAGGGCACCTACTTGCAGAATATAGAGAGgtatgaccctgaactggactgCTGGGAAATCGTGGGTAACCTACCAACTGCAACCCGCTcacatggctgtgtgtgtgttttcaatttGTAG
- the mettl5 gene encoding rRNA N6-adenosine-methyltransferase METTL5, giving the protein MKLKELESCLQQVDGFEEPKILLEQYPTSPHIAGCMLYTIHKTFNDIENKLVADLGCGCGVLSIGAAVLDAGLCVGFDIDSDALDIFKRNVEEFELPNIDMVRSDICSIGSLYENKFDTVIMNPPFGTKHNQGIDMQFLKTAISMARGAVYSLHKTSTRDHIQKKANDWKVKMEVVAELRYDLPASYKFHKKKSVDIQVDFIRFTPP; this is encoded by the exons ATGAAACTTAAAGAATTGGAAAGTTGTCTTCAGCAAGTAGATGGATTTGAGGAGCCAAAAATACTTCTGGAACAGTATCCCACCAGTCCCCATATAGCAG GTTGTATGTTGTACACAATACACAAGACATTTAATGACATTGAGAATAAACTGGTGGCTGACTTGGGATGTGGGTGTGGAGTACTTAGTATAGGAGCTGCAGTTTTGGATGCAGG ACTTTGTGTGGGATTTGATATCGACAGTGATGCACTGGACATTTTCAAACGAAATGTGGAGGAATTTGAACTACCAAATATTGACATGGTCCGGAGTGATATCTGCTCCATCGGATcattatatgaaaataaatttgaCACAGTCATTATGAACCCACCGTTTGGCACAAAACACAACCAAG gtaTAGATATGCAGTTTTTGAAGACAGCAATTTCAATGGCAAGGGGTGCCGTATATTCTCTTCATAAGACTTCTACAAGAGAT CACATACAGAAGAAGGCAAACGACTGGAAAGTTAAAATGGAAGTGGTTGCAG AGCTTAGGTATGACCTCCCAGCATCCTACAAGTTCCACAAAAAGAAATCG GTTGATATCCAGGTGGACTTCATTCGATTTACCCCACCATGA